A single Mangrovimonas sp. YM274 DNA region contains:
- a CDS encoding TetR/AcrR family transcriptional regulator → MSLKSDILQCSITNFTKFGSKRFTLDELAEVMGISKKTIYKYFKNKEELVTESLAVLVKEYKEEINEVIQDNIEDPILSIILIYERGFEYLRYFKPSFLFGIKKYYPKADKVFNDFSEVFVFDIVYQLLEKAKEKGNIKPGVNLKLVCELYFLRIDAIAFRNNNLFEVYNKREILNHLIVYNLRGFTEANYSNAYFD, encoded by the coding sequence ATGAGCCTTAAAAGTGACATCTTACAGTGTTCGATTACAAATTTCACGAAATTTGGAAGTAAGCGTTTTACACTTGATGAACTTGCAGAGGTCATGGGTATTTCCAAAAAGACCATTTATAAATATTTTAAGAATAAAGAAGAACTGGTAACCGAGAGCTTAGCAGTTTTAGTTAAAGAGTACAAAGAAGAAATTAATGAGGTTATTCAAGATAATATTGAAGATCCCATTTTGAGTATCATTTTAATTTATGAAAGAGGGTTTGAATACTTGAGGTATTTTAAGCCCTCTTTTTTATTTGGCATCAAAAAGTATTACCCTAAGGCAGACAAAGTGTTTAATGATTTTTCGGAGGTTTTTGTGTTTGATATTGTATATCAATTGCTCGAAAAAGCTAAGGAAAAGGGCAATATCAAGCCTGGTGTGAATCTAAAATTGGTGTGTGAACTTTACTTTTTAAGAATTGATGCAATTGCTTTCAGGAATAACAACCTCTTTGAAGTTTACAATAAAAGAGAAATTTTAAACCACTTAATAGTCTATAACCTTCGCGGTTTTACAGAAGCAAATTATTCAAATGCCTATTTTGATTAA
- a CDS encoding efflux transporter outer membrane subunit, translating to MRSIIKPQNLKFVVLILVAATLQSCFVAKNYERPELEETEHLYRTDNLPQDSVSMADVSWKELFTDAYLQQYIEEGLNNNLDIRIAIQQMAAAESYVRQAKAGFWPTIGADASLTHQELAKNSQFGSFFNGSLQQYQLSANLSWEADIWGKIRSQKRASQASFLQSVAAHQAVKTQLVSSIAGVYYQLLALDAQLEVTKATIENRERSVETIKALKDAGQVTQVAVDQNIAQLNNAKALQVDIERAIFTSENTLALLLGKQPQQFERSQLDGQSIDTEMKLGVPTLLLRNRPDVMAAEYSLVQAFEMTNVARTNFYPSLTLTAAGGFQSLEFNNWFDTGSLFANIVGGLTQPIFNQRKIKTQQEVALAQQEQALLSFKKTLLVAGGEVSNALYAYNAETKKYEFRQNEVEALRQAESNSEELLNNGFGTYLDLLTARQSALSAELNVIDSKLQQLQTVVTLYEALGGGWK from the coding sequence ATGAGATCAATAATAAAACCGCAAAATCTAAAATTTGTAGTATTAATTTTGGTTGCAGCTACGCTACAAAGTTGTTTTGTTGCCAAAAATTATGAACGTCCTGAGTTGGAAGAAACGGAGCACTTGTACAGGACAGACAATTTACCACAGGATAGCGTTTCTATGGCAGATGTGTCCTGGAAAGAATTGTTTACAGATGCTTATTTGCAACAGTACATTGAGGAGGGACTCAATAACAATTTGGACATCCGAATTGCCATTCAACAAATGGCCGCGGCGGAGTCCTATGTTAGGCAGGCTAAGGCTGGATTTTGGCCAACAATAGGGGCAGATGCTTCCTTAACACATCAAGAACTGGCAAAAAACAGTCAGTTTGGATCTTTTTTTAATGGTTCGTTACAACAGTACCAATTATCGGCAAACCTTTCTTGGGAAGCCGATATTTGGGGAAAGATTAGAAGTCAAAAGCGGGCTTCGCAAGCTAGCTTCTTACAAAGTGTTGCAGCGCACCAAGCTGTGAAAACACAATTGGTTTCCAGTATTGCCGGAGTCTATTATCAATTATTGGCATTGGATGCGCAATTGGAGGTTACCAAAGCGACCATTGAAAACAGAGAGCGCAGCGTAGAAACCATAAAAGCATTGAAGGATGCAGGACAGGTAACCCAGGTAGCGGTAGATCAAAACATTGCGCAGCTTAATAATGCCAAAGCCTTACAAGTAGATATTGAAAGAGCCATCTTTACTTCAGAAAACACTTTGGCACTTTTATTGGGCAAACAGCCACAACAATTTGAAAGAAGTCAATTGGACGGCCAAAGTATCGATACGGAAATGAAGTTGGGAGTACCTACACTATTGTTGCGAAACAGGCCAGATGTTATGGCAGCGGAGTATAGTTTGGTGCAAGCCTTTGAGATGACCAATGTAGCTAGAACCAATTTCTACCCATCCTTAACCCTAACCGCAGCGGGAGGATTTCAAAGTTTGGAGTTTAACAACTGGTTTGATACAGGATCCTTATTTGCTAATATTGTAGGAGGGTTAACCCAGCCTATTTTCAATCAGCGTAAAATTAAAACCCAGCAAGAGGTAGCGTTGGCCCAACAGGAGCAAGCTTTATTGAGTTTTAAAAAGACATTGTTGGTAGCGGGAGGAGAAGTATCCAATGCCTTGTATGCCTACAATGCCGAAACTAAGAAGTATGAATTTAGACAAAATGAGGTTGAAGCGTTGCGACAAGCCGAAAGCAACTCTGAAGAATTGTTGAACAATGGATTTGGAACATATTTGGATTTATTGACGGCTAGACAAAGTGCTTTAAGCGCCGAGTTGAATGTTATTGATAGTAAGTTACAACAGCTTCAAACAGTGGTAACCTTGTATGAAGCTCTTGGAGGAGGATGGAAATAA
- a CDS encoding efflux RND transporter permease subunit, whose amino-acid sequence MLKTFIERPVLSTVISIIIVILGVLGFTTLPVEQYPDIAPPTITVNATYPGASAETIMESVIIPIEEQINGVEGMTYITSTASNAGTASITVYFDQETDPDIAAVNVQNRVARANPLLPQEVIQTGVLTQKQQTSALMFMSVYSENEDYNATYLQNYLKINVIPSLQRVKGVGNVNVFGSQDYAMRIWLKPEKLAAFNLLPADVTAALREQSLEASAGALGQNDGQAFTYTITYSGRFKSEDQYSNIIIKALDNGEYLRLKDVADIQLDAQSYDSFGFTDGNPSINMGIYQTAGSNAQEIIQQIQSELERLSQEFPEGVHYVINYDTNEFLTASMNKVKHTLIEAFILVFIVVFIFLQDFRSTLIPAIAVPVAIIGTFFFLGVFGYSINLLTLFALVLAIGIVVDDAIVVVEAVHAKLDEGEHSAKKATLNAMHEISGAIISITLVMAAVFIPVTFIQGPTGVFYEQFGVTLIVAILISAVNALTLSPALCALFLKGHDEKDHEKKSFLQGFYDRFNKGFNASTARYGKSLRFLYKNKWISAVILILASVGIWWTATTTPTGFVPDEDRGIIFMNVELPAGSSMDRTNMVMQDMYHKAKDLPGVRGVTVINGRSLISGTGSNYGLGFIKLNKWEERENEDETASAIIGKLFGIAASIPEAKIIFFAPPSIPGFGLSSGFEVNLLDKSGGNFADLEAATQDFIGGLMQHPAIQYGQSSFNTKYPQYEMDIDVPLAKRYGVPISSIFGTMQGYIGGIYAADFSRFGKQYRVYVQAAPEDRSQKESLNELYIKTASGEMTPITQFVKLKRVYGPQSVTRFNLYNSTKISGASNPGFSTGDAIDIIEEELKSLPTQYDVAYSGLTREEVNAGNQTVLIFMLCVVFVYFLLAAQYESYLLPLAVILSLPLGVFGAFFTTKMMGLQNNIYFQIALIMLVGLLAKNAILIVEFAVQRRRQGESIADAAIHGAQARLRPILMTSFAFILGLMPLVLAKGVGAEGNNSIGSGAAGGMLIGTILGIFVIPILFILFQWLQEKVSSKPAVIQQHNEEV is encoded by the coding sequence ATGTTAAAAACATTTATAGAGAGACCGGTACTGTCTACCGTAATCTCCATCATTATAGTCATTTTAGGGGTGCTGGGCTTTACCACGCTTCCTGTAGAGCAATACCCCGATATTGCGCCACCAACCATTACGGTAAATGCCACGTATCCTGGGGCCAGTGCCGAAACCATTATGGAGAGTGTAATCATTCCTATTGAAGAACAGATCAATGGGGTTGAAGGGATGACCTATATTACCTCTACAGCTTCCAATGCAGGTACAGCTTCCATTACTGTATATTTCGATCAGGAAACAGATCCGGATATTGCCGCGGTAAACGTACAAAACCGTGTGGCTAGAGCTAACCCCTTATTGCCTCAAGAGGTAATTCAAACGGGGGTTTTAACCCAAAAACAACAAACCAGTGCTTTGATGTTTATGTCGGTGTATTCCGAAAATGAAGATTACAATGCGACGTATCTTCAGAATTATTTAAAAATTAATGTTATTCCTTCGCTACAAAGGGTTAAAGGTGTTGGAAATGTAAACGTTTTTGGTAGCCAGGATTATGCGATGCGTATTTGGTTGAAACCTGAAAAATTAGCCGCTTTTAATTTGTTGCCTGCCGATGTTACTGCAGCATTACGAGAACAGAGTTTGGAAGCTTCGGCTGGTGCTTTGGGGCAAAATGACGGACAGGCGTTTACCTATACCATTACGTATAGCGGACGTTTTAAGTCGGAAGACCAGTATAGCAACATTATTATTAAAGCACTGGATAATGGTGAATATTTACGTTTGAAAGATGTTGCCGATATTCAATTGGATGCACAATCATACGATTCCTTTGGGTTTACCGATGGGAACCCTAGTATTAACATGGGGATTTACCAAACGGCAGGATCAAATGCCCAGGAAATCATTCAACAGATTCAATCGGAATTAGAGCGCTTGTCCCAAGAGTTCCCGGAAGGAGTTCATTACGTAATCAATTACGATACCAACGAATTCCTTACAGCCTCTATGAACAAAGTAAAGCATACGCTTATTGAAGCGTTTATTTTGGTATTCATCGTGGTGTTTATCTTTTTGCAGGATTTTAGATCGACCTTAATTCCGGCCATTGCGGTACCTGTAGCTATTATTGGTACGTTCTTTTTCCTTGGTGTTTTTGGATATTCTATCAATTTATTGACCTTGTTCGCCTTGGTATTGGCCATTGGTATTGTGGTAGATGATGCCATTGTGGTGGTAGAGGCGGTTCACGCCAAATTGGATGAAGGCGAACACAGTGCCAAAAAGGCAACTTTGAATGCCATGCACGAAATCTCTGGGGCTATTATTTCCATTACTTTGGTAATGGCTGCCGTATTTATTCCTGTAACCTTTATACAAGGGCCAACGGGTGTCTTTTATGAGCAATTTGGAGTTACCTTGATTGTGGCCATTTTGATTTCGGCCGTCAACGCATTGACTTTAAGTCCGGCCTTATGTGCTTTGTTTCTTAAAGGACATGATGAAAAAGACCACGAAAAGAAAAGTTTCTTGCAAGGTTTTTACGACCGTTTCAATAAAGGGTTCAATGCCTCGACAGCGCGTTATGGAAAATCTTTAAGATTCCTTTACAAAAACAAATGGATATCCGCTGTTATTTTAATTCTTGCTTCCGTTGGTATTTGGTGGACCGCCACTACTACACCAACTGGATTTGTGCCAGATGAAGACCGTGGGATTATATTTATGAATGTAGAATTGCCTGCAGGATCTTCCATGGACCGCACCAATATGGTGATGCAGGACATGTACCATAAAGCAAAAGATTTGCCGGGTGTTAGAGGAGTGACGGTAATTAACGGTAGGAGTTTAATAAGCGGAACCGGTTCCAACTATGGTTTAGGGTTTATAAAACTTAACAAATGGGAAGAACGGGAAAACGAGGACGAAACCGCTTCTGCCATTATTGGTAAACTATTTGGCATTGCTGCCAGTATTCCTGAGGCCAAAATCATTTTCTTTGCGCCTCCAAGTATTCCTGGATTTGGACTCTCGTCAGGTTTTGAAGTGAACCTATTGGACAAGTCCGGAGGTAATTTTGCCGACCTTGAAGCTGCCACCCAAGACTTTATTGGCGGATTAATGCAGCATCCTGCAATTCAATATGGGCAATCGTCGTTCAATACCAAATATCCACAGTATGAAATGGATATTGATGTGCCTCTGGCTAAAAGATATGGGGTGCCTATCAGTTCTATTTTCGGAACCATGCAAGGCTATATTGGAGGAATTTATGCAGCTGATTTCTCTAGATTTGGAAAGCAATACCGGGTGTATGTACAAGCCGCACCAGAAGATCGCTCCCAAAAGGAGTCGCTCAACGAGTTGTACATCAAGACAGCTAGTGGGGAGATGACTCCAATTACTCAATTTGTTAAGCTTAAACGAGTATATGGCCCACAATCGGTAACTCGTTTTAACCTGTATAACTCCACCAAAATTTCCGGAGCTTCCAATCCTGGATTTAGTACTGGAGATGCCATTGATATTATTGAAGAAGAACTTAAAAGTTTACCAACTCAGTATGATGTGGCTTACTCAGGCTTAACACGGGAGGAAGTAAATGCAGGAAATCAAACTGTGCTCATCTTTATGCTTTGTGTGGTATTTGTATACTTCCTTTTGGCGGCACAGTACGAGAGCTATTTGTTGCCGTTGGCTGTAATTCTGTCGCTTCCTTTGGGAGTGTTTGGAGCGTTTTTTACTACAAAAATGATGGGACTACAGAATAACATTTACTTCCAGATTGCATTAATCATGTTGGTTGGGTTATTGGCCAAGAATGCCATTTTAATTGTGGAATTTGCCGTGCAACGAAGACGCCAAGGAGAAAGTATAGCAGATGCAGCCATACACGGAGCCCAGGCCCGTTTGCGACCAATTTTGATGACTTCCTTTGCCTTCATTTTAGGTTTAATGCCCTTGGTGTTGGCCAAAGGTGTAGGTGCAGAAGGAAACAATTCGATTGGTAGTGGTGCTGCCGGGGGAATGTTGATAGGAACGATATTGGGGATTTTTGTAATACCAATTCTATTTATTTTATTCCAATGGTTGCAAGAAAAAGTATCTAGTAAACCAGCAGTAATACAACAACACAATGAAGAAGTATAA
- a CDS encoding efflux RND transporter periplasmic adaptor subunit, which translates to MRKRKMTILSFAVSAMFILSCGQDNKQQAAQQQQQPKPFPVTTVPNKEMTAYKTYPTSIQGVVSSEVRAKVSGYIQKVLVDEGQKVSKGQALFKLETESLSQDAQAAQASVNVAQVEVEKLEPLVKKGIISNVQLETAKAQLAQAKSNYNSVVANIGYATVKSPVNGYVGAIPYREGSLVSATSPALTTVSDIAQVYAFFSMSESEYLNFLQSTEGKTIQDKVNNFPKVTLVLANGQDYDQKGTIQTVTGQIDATTGTVSFRAVFDNPNGLVTNGNSGIIKIPSVYQNAPVIPQSATFEQQGQIFVYKVNEQNQTVATPITVKDKNSYLYLVGSGVKSGDKIVASGTGKLRNKTVIQPQEVPFDSVAKPIQPLFQ; encoded by the coding sequence ATGAGAAAAAGAAAAATGACCATACTGTCGTTCGCAGTGTCGGCGATGTTTATATTAAGTTGTGGACAAGACAATAAGCAACAAGCGGCGCAGCAACAGCAGCAACCCAAGCCATTTCCTGTTACGACAGTTCCTAATAAGGAAATGACGGCATATAAAACTTATCCAACCAGTATTCAGGGTGTTGTATCTAGTGAAGTAAGAGCCAAAGTAAGCGGATATATCCAAAAAGTATTGGTAGACGAAGGACAAAAGGTAAGTAAGGGACAAGCTTTGTTTAAGTTGGAAACAGAATCCTTAAGTCAAGATGCTCAAGCAGCCCAAGCTTCTGTAAATGTGGCTCAGGTAGAAGTTGAAAAGCTGGAGCCCTTGGTTAAAAAGGGTATCATTAGTAATGTACAATTGGAAACAGCCAAAGCTCAATTGGCCCAAGCCAAGAGCAATTATAACAGTGTGGTTGCCAATATTGGTTATGCCACTGTTAAAAGCCCAGTGAATGGGTATGTTGGGGCTATTCCATATCGTGAAGGGTCTTTGGTAAGTGCCACAAGCCCTGCCCTGACTACAGTATCCGATATTGCCCAGGTGTATGCCTTCTTTTCAATGAGTGAATCGGAGTATTTAAATTTCTTGCAAAGTACCGAAGGAAAAACAATTCAGGACAAGGTGAATAATTTTCCAAAAGTAACCTTGGTATTGGCTAATGGTCAGGACTATGATCAAAAAGGAACCATACAAACCGTAACAGGCCAAATAGATGCTACTACTGGAACGGTAAGTTTTAGGGCTGTTTTTGATAATCCAAATGGCTTGGTTACCAATGGTAACAGCGGTATTATTAAAATTCCTAGTGTATACCAAAACGCACCAGTAATTCCGCAATCGGCAACTTTTGAGCAACAGGGACAAATATTTGTTTACAAAGTGAATGAGCAAAACCAAACGGTTGCAACACCTATTACCGTAAAGGACAAGAACAGTTACTTGTATTTGGTGGGTTCAGGTGTTAAGTCTGGTGATAAAATTGTGGCTAGTGGAACAGGAAAATTAAGAAACAAAACTGTTATACAACCTCAGGAAGTCCCTTTTGACAGTGTTGCAAAGCCCATCCAACCTTTATTTCAATAA
- a CDS encoding GbsR/MarR family transcriptional regulator, whose protein sequence is MENDMLTEKQRLVEKLGVLIENTEKLAPVAARIVSYAILTGKSGLTFDDLVTDLCASKSTISTHLNHLLDLKRLTYFTKVGDRKKYYIVNSDSIFQHINALIEMWSSQRNLHLEIKSYKERANTISEDGTAKFDLEFHDNYIGFLDEVIGAVSMLKKKIIDKQSNE, encoded by the coding sequence ATGGAGAATGATATGTTAACAGAAAAGCAACGATTGGTCGAAAAACTAGGGGTACTTATTGAAAATACCGAGAAGTTGGCCCCAGTAGCTGCGCGAATAGTATCCTACGCCATTCTCACGGGAAAATCCGGTTTGACCTTTGATGATCTTGTAACCGATTTATGCGCCAGCAAAAGCACTATTTCTACACATTTAAACCATTTATTGGATTTAAAAAGACTTACCTACTTCACAAAAGTTGGAGACCGTAAAAAGTATTACATCGTCAATAGCGATAGTATTTTTCAGCATATCAATGCGCTCATTGAAATGTGGTCTTCCCAACGAAATCTACATCTTGAAATAAAATCATATAAAGAAAGAGCAAACACTATTTCTGAAGATGGAACTGCAAAGTTCGACCTGGAATTTCATGACAACTATATTGGATTTCTAGATGAGGTTATAGGAGCAGTTAGTATGCTTAAAAAGAAAATCATAGATAAACAATCAAACGAGTAG